The following proteins come from a genomic window of Athalia rosae chromosome 1, iyAthRosa1.1, whole genome shotgun sequence:
- the LOC105690587 gene encoding sorbitol dehydrogenase-like, producing MEFLDFDAKTKSLTLRKGPIPVPAPDEVLVKVAYSGICGTDLHIIEGSFPCKQDGSVTLGHEFSGVIEAIGSEVTSFKVGQKVVVDPNSGCNICDFCHGGNYHFCLRGGIHKTIGIYRNGGWATHAVAPETQVYLVPDEVDLDQAALVEPLSCLAHGWDIINPVNVGSRILVIGAGIIGSLWSSLLHLHGQRKTVTVSEPQIKRRELFENLNLDFKAVSPAELKGREFDLAIDCSGSGPAIESAIPLLGKGGRLCIFGVASPQTEVKIKPFEVYMKELSIVGVNINPFTFPKALHLATAMTDTYLNYKRLGIGVYSLAQYKEALAALKNGEISKAVFKL from the exons ATGGAGTTTCTCGACTTCGACGCTAAAACCAAATCGCTTACGCTACGAAAGGGTCCGATTCCTGTGCCAGCCCCCGACGAAGTCCTGGTCAAAGTTGCTTACTCTGGAATATGCGGGACCGATTTACACATCATCGAA GGTTCCTTCCCCTGCAAACAAGACGGCTCGGTGACACTGGGTCACGAATTTTCCGGCGTTATAGAAGCAATTGGTTCGGAGGTGACGTCGTTTAAGGTCGGTCAAAAGGTCGTGGTCGATCCGAACAGCGGTTGCAACatttgtgatttttgtcacggaggaaattatcacttttgtCTTCGCGGTGGTATTCATAAAACGATAGGAATTTATCGTAACGGTGGTTGGGCGACGCACGCGGTTGCCCCAGAAACACAG GTTTATTTAGTACCGGATGAAGTCGATCTGGATCAGGCGGCATTGGTTGAGCCGTTATCCTGCTTGGCTCACGGATGGGACATAATAAATCCGGTAAACGTCGGATCCAGAATCCTAGTAATCGGGGCTGGTATAATAGGTTCCCTCTGGTCCTCCCTTCTTCACCTTCACGGACAAAGGAAAACCGTCACCGTAAGCGAACCTCAGATCAAACGGAGAgaactttttgaaaatctga ATTTGGACTTCAAGGCCGTTAGCCCAGCCGAATTGAAAGGTCGAGAATTCGATCTGGCGATAGACTGCAGTGGGTCTGGTCCTGCTATAGAATCGGCCATACCGTTGCTGGGAAAAGGAGGTCGTCTTTGTATCTTTGGGGTCGCCAGTCCCCAAACGGAGGTCAAAATCAAACCGTTTGAG GTCTATATGAAGGAACTGTCCATAGTCGGTGTTAATATAAACCCGTTCACCTTCCCGAAGGCTCTACATTTGGCCACAGCGATGACTGACACGTATCTGAATTACAAGAGATTAGGAATCGGTGTCTACAGTCTGGCACAGTACAAGGAGGCGTTGGCTGCACTGAAGAATGGTGAAATTAGCAAAGCAGTATTCAAATTGTAG